A stretch of Arachis hypogaea cultivar Tifrunner chromosome 15, arahy.Tifrunner.gnm2.J5K5, whole genome shotgun sequence DNA encodes these proteins:
- the LOC112751087 gene encoding LEAF RUST 10 DISEASE-RESISTANCEUS RECEPTOR-LIKE PROTEIN KINASE-like 2.4 — translation MKQRTLLPTFSSFYSFPLVIRSYIIIFFLLLTRITLCSVNPKFQACEPKTCGGDTNHQNISFPFYIISKQNSYCGVPDFGLTCSHDGFPIVNISGALYTVQNIFYNNQSLRVSIPALSGLRTTECIAPLRNFTGHSKRFIVASKQKQVLLFYGCENMQEHSIGCSAENRTRSVVALYGDDVENLKLATKNYRGTVSVTRVEDEKGGVEEALRRGFLMNWTAKNCSECSSSGGRCGFDEEEYTFRCYCPDRIDSESCYSQPGNGWTRQKKVIIGATAAAVIAGLLSICYFIYMLPRWREKYCFPTKGNQDIETFLKDHGVLTIKRYKFSDVKKMTNSFKVKLGQGGFGVVYKGKLSDGSNVAVKMLNPSKGNGKEFINEVASISRTSHVNVVTLFGFCFEGRKKVLIYEFISNGSLDKFIYRKEGVETTTLLSWDKLYQIAKGIARGLEYLHRGCNTQILHFDIKPHNILLDENFCPKISDFGLAKLCPGKESLISMSDARGTIGYIAPEVWSRHFGKASNKSDVYSYGMMLLDIVGGKKNINVEGSQTSEIYFPDWIYKKLEQGTQLGPEDGVVAIEENELVKKMTIVGLWCIQTVPNDRPTMSKVVEMLEGSIDSIKMPPRPALSSPVRSISESSTLLN, via the exons ATGAAACAAAGAACACTCTTACCCACCTTCAGTTCCTTTTATTCTTTTCCCCTTGTTATTCGCTCGTACATAAtaatcttcttccttcttctaacAAGAATCACTCTGTGTTCTGTGAATCCAAAGTTCCAAGCATGTGAGCCCAAAACTTGTGGTGGTGATACTAATCATCAAAACATAAGCTTTCCCTTCTACATCATATCAAAACAAAACTCCTACTGTGGTGTCCCTGATTTCGGTCTCACCTGCTCTCACGATGGCTTCCCAATCGTCAATATATCAGGAGCTCTATACACTGTCCAAAACATTTTCTACAACAACCAATCACTTCGAGTGTCTATCCCTGCGCTCTCGGGGTTAAGAACCACGGAATGTATTGCCCCACTGAGAAACTTCACCGGCCACAGCAAAAGGTTCATTGTTGCTTCCAAGCAGAAGCAAGTGTTGCTGTTTTATGGCTGTGAAAACATGCAAGAGCATAGTATTGGGTGTTCAGCTGAAAACAGAACGAGATCGGTTGTGGCGCTTTATGGGGATGACGTTGAGAATTTGAAGTTGGCGACGAAGAATTACAGGGGGACGGTGAGCGTAACGAGGGTGGAAGATGAGAAAGGAGGGGTTGAAGAGGCGCTGAGAAGAGGGTTTTTGATGAATTGGACGGCCAAAAATTGCAGCGAGTGCTCGAGCAGTGGTGGAAGGTGTGGGTTCGATGAAGAAGAATATACTTTCAGGTGCTATTGTCCTGATAGAATTGATTCAGAGAGCTGTTATTCACAACCAG GTAATGGCTGGACCCGGCAAAAGAAGGTCATTATTG GTGCTACAGCAGCTGCAGTAATTGCAGGATTGTTGagtatttgttattttatctacATGTTACCAAGATGGCGAGAAAAATACTGCTTTCCAACAAAGGGTAACCAAGATATTGAAACTTTTTTAAAAGATCATGGAGTGTTAActataaaaagatataaattttctGATGTGAAGAAAATGACCAACTCCTTCAAAGTTAAACTAGGACAAGGTGGTTTTGGTGTTGTATACAAGGGAAAGTTATCCGATGGTTCTAATGTGGCAGTCAAAATGTTGAATCCATCCAAAGGAAATGGTAAAGAGTTTATCAATGAGGTAGCTAGCATTAGTAGAACTTCTCATGTTAATGTTGTCACCCTTTTTGGATTCTGCTTTGAAGGTCGCAAGAAAGTTCTTATTTATGAATTTATATCAAATGGTTCCCTTGACAAGTTTATTTACAGAAAAGAAGGAGTTGAAACTACTACATTGTTGAGTTGGGATAAGCTGTATCAAATTGCCAAAGGGATAGCTAGGGGGTTAGAGTACTTACATAGAGGATGCAACACTCAAATTTTACATTTTGACATAAAGCCACATAATATTCTTTTGGATGAAAATTTTTGTCCTAAGATATCAGATTTTGGACTAGCAAAACTTTGTCCAGGGAAGGAAAGTCTTATTTCCATGTCGGATGCTAGAGGAACAATTGGGTATATAGCTCCAGAAGTTTGGAGTAGACATTTCGGCAAAGCTTCTAATAAATCTGATGTTTATAGTTACGGAATGATGCTTCTTGATATAGTGGGAGGAAAGAAGAACATTAATGTAGAAGGGAGTCAAACAAGTGAGATATATTTTCCTGATTGGAtatacaaaaagcttgagcaaggCACTCAATTAGGACCTGAAGATGGAGTGGTGGCAATAGAGGAAAATGAATTGGTTAAGAAAATGACGATTGTGGGTTTATGGTGTATTCAAACAGTTCCAAATGATAGACCTACAATGAGCAAAGTTGTAGAAATGTTAGAAGGCAGCATAGATTCCATAAAAATGCCACCAAGACCTGCTCTGTCTTCTCCTGTAAGATCAATTTCAGAATCTTCTACTTTGTTAAATTAG